In Burkholderia contaminans, the following proteins share a genomic window:
- a CDS encoding carbon-nitrogen hydrolase family protein encodes MSTSVIAALQIGASPAGTRATLDSILGYETAIRDSGASLVVLPEAVLGGYPKGEIFGTRLGYRLPEGRDAYARYAAQAIDVPGPETDELAALSQRTGASLVVGVIERGGSTLYCTALFFDPRDGLVAKHRKLMPTGTERLIWGQGDGSTLPVVDTAAGRAGAAICWENHMPLLRCAMYAKGVQIWCAPTVDERDVWQSSMRHIAHEGRCFVVSACQVQPSPRALGIDVPGWDPERPLIRGGSVIVGPLGDLLTEPLIGEAGLVTARIDTDELVRARYDFDVVGHYARPDVFSLHVDERPKRTVVFGG; translated from the coding sequence ATGTCCACGTCAGTCATCGCCGCACTGCAGATCGGCGCATCGCCCGCCGGCACGCGCGCCACGCTCGACTCGATCCTCGGCTACGAAACCGCGATCCGCGACAGCGGCGCGTCGCTCGTCGTGCTGCCCGAGGCCGTGCTCGGCGGCTATCCGAAAGGCGAGATCTTCGGCACGCGGCTCGGCTACCGGCTGCCCGAAGGCCGCGACGCGTACGCGCGCTATGCCGCGCAGGCGATCGACGTGCCGGGGCCCGAAACCGACGAGCTGGCCGCGCTGTCGCAGCGCACGGGCGCAAGCCTCGTGGTCGGCGTGATCGAGCGCGGCGGCAGCACGCTGTACTGCACGGCGCTGTTCTTCGATCCGCGCGACGGGCTCGTCGCGAAGCATCGCAAGCTGATGCCGACCGGCACCGAGCGGCTGATCTGGGGGCAGGGCGACGGCTCGACGCTGCCCGTCGTCGACACGGCCGCGGGCCGCGCGGGCGCCGCGATCTGCTGGGAGAACCACATGCCGCTGCTGCGCTGCGCGATGTACGCGAAGGGCGTGCAGATCTGGTGCGCGCCGACCGTCGACGAGCGCGACGTCTGGCAGAGCTCGATGCGGCATATCGCGCACGAGGGGCGCTGCTTCGTCGTCAGCGCGTGCCAGGTGCAGCCGTCGCCGCGTGCGCTCGGCATCGACGTGCCGGGCTGGGATCCGGAGCGGCCGCTGATCCGTGGCGGCAGCGTGATCGTCGGGCCGCTCGGCGACCTGCTGACGGAGCCGCTGATCGGCGAAGCCGGGCTCGTGACCGCGCGCATCGATACCGATGAACTCGTGCGGGCGCGCTACGACTTCGACGTGGTCGGGCATTACGCGCGGCCCGACGTGTTCTCGCTGCACGTCGACGAGCGGCCGAAGCGGACGGTCGTGTTCGGCGGGTAG